In the genome of Nycticebus coucang isolate mNycCou1 chromosome 12, mNycCou1.pri, whole genome shotgun sequence, one region contains:
- the VPS37D gene encoding vacuolar protein sorting-associated protein 37D produces the protein MYRARAARAGPEPGSPGRFGILSTGQLRDLLQDEPKLDRIVRLSRKFQGLQLEREACLASNYALAKENLALRPRLEMGRAALAIKYQELREVAENCADKLQRLEESTHRWSPHCALGWLQAELEEAEQEAEEQMEQLLLGEQSLEAFLPAFQRGRALAHLRRTQAEKLQELLRRRERSAQPAPTAAADPLKPFPAAAVLPTGAGRGPPAVPRSLPPLDSRPVPPLKGSPGCPLGPAPLLSPRPSQPEPPHR, from the exons ATGTACCGGGCCCGGGCGGCGCGGGCGGGGCCGGAGCCCGGCAGCCCGGGGCGCTTTGGGATCCTCAGCACCGGGCAGCTCCGGGACCTGCTTCAGGATGAGCCCAAGCTGGACCGGATCGTGCGGCTCAGCAGGAAG TTCCAGGGCCTGCAGCTGGAGCGTGAGGCATGCCTGGCCTCAAACTATGCATTGGCCAAGGAGAACCTGGCCCTGCGGCCCCGCCTGGAGATGGGCCGGGCTGCCCTGGCCATCAAGTACCAGGAGCTTCgtgaggttgctgagaactgtGCAGACAAGCTGCAGCGACTGG AGGAGAGCACCCATCGCTGGAGCCCCCACTGCGCTCTGGGCTGGCTGCAGGCTGAGCTGGAAGAAGCTgaacaggaggctgag GAGCAGATGGAGCAGCTGCTGCTGGGTGAGCAGAGCCTGGaggccttcctgcctgccttccagcGTGGCCGGGCCTTGGCCCACCTGAGGCGGACACAGGCGGAGAAGCTACAGGAGCTGCTGCGGCGTCGGGAGCGCTCTGCCCAGCCGGCCCCCACTGCGGCTGCTGATCCCCTCAAACCCTTCCCTGCTGCAGCTGTCCTGCCCACAGGGGCTGGCCGGGGGCCACCAGCAGTGCCCCGGAGCCTGCCCCCCTTGGACTCCCGCCCAGTGCCCCCACTGAAGGGCTCCCCTGGGTGTCCCCTTGGCCCAGCCCCTCTGCTGAGCCCTCGGCCCTCGCAGCCAGAGCCCCCACACCGGTAG